TCATGCAGTGTGCGCTTTCCTGACATGGCTGCTAATGTCATACCTGTGGTGAGTAACTTATTTCCAGGGCACATTGAAAATAATGTTCTTTGACttctttatatttattaaaacacacttttaacagaaaaaacatgtatgtgtgCAATGAAATGTTTTACAGCTGATGGAATTCCTGAGTGACACTAAtgaggcagctgctgctgacgtgCTGGAGTTTGTGCGCGAGGCCATACAGAGGTTTGACAACTTGAGGCCCCTTGTCATCGAGAAGATGTTGGAAGTCTTTCATGCCATCAAAACTGTCAAGTAAGTCTTTACAAGTATAATTAATGTTAAAAATTGCAGGGCCCTAGTTAATATTTGTGTTTCTATCCTAATGATTATAATGTGCACATCAGAATTGATaacaattaaataattaattatattttggGCTTGGTAACAAGAAGTCAGTCTCTGTAAGCCAGATGGcgctgaagagccagttttaGCATACCACACAGTTGCCTTTTGTCTCTGAGAAGATATGAtgatcaaaaaagaaaaaatacagaaacatttatcactgtgtgtgacCTTTGTCTTACTCTCCTCTGTCAGGATTTACAGAGGAGCATTGTGGATCCTGGGAGAATACTGCAGCACCAAGGAAGACATTCAGAGTGTGATGACAGAAGTACGCAGGTCCTTGGGAGAGGTGTGTGCTTAAATTCTGTTAGACTAGATGTAACTTAAGCTTACTGGTAAGTCCCATGTAACTCAATTTGGCACTTAATGTGACGTGTTTCTTACTTTAACAGATCCCAATTGTAGAGAATGAGATCAAGAAAGAGACTGGTGAGGTGAAGGCTGAAGATGAAGTAAGCGCTGCTCCAGCTCAGAAGCTTGTGACAGAGATGGGCACCTATGTGACCCAGAGTGCCCTCAGCTCCTCTAGGCCTTCAAAGAAGGAGGAAGATAGGTAAGAACGCTTAGCCCATAATATGCTCTTGTTTGTTGGGTTTGCTTCCACTTCACTCAGtaggttttgttgttttgtaacaGACCCCCACTAAGAGGCTTCCTAATGGATGGAGACTTCTATGTGGCAGCTTCCCTGGCCACCACACTGACCAAAGTGGCCTTGCGTTATGTTGCTATTGTtcaagacaaaaagaaacaaaatgtaaGTTTCCCCTCTTTAACAAATGACCCTTTTGATCATTTTGCCTGCTGCTTGTGCCTCTAATTGGTACATTGTTGCTCTTCTTAGTCATTTGTTGCAGAATCTATGCTGATCATGGCCACTGTGCTGCACCTGGGAAAGTCCTCTCTGCCCAAGAAGCCAATTACAGACGATGATGTTGACCGCATCTCGTTGTGCCTGAAGGTCCTGTCAGAGTGTTCACCACTCATGAATGACATATTCAACAAGGAATGTCGCAAATCGCTGTCACACATGCTGGCTGTCAGACTGGAAGAGGAGAAGCTGTCACAGAAGGTAATGAGAGTTGACTCAGGGGGTTGAACTCAACACTTAATCTTTTGACACAGCTGAAGCATCATCGCCAAAAAGAGGAAGTGAACTAATGTTTGTGATTGATGCCACATACACCCCCAGTCTTCTGACCTTTATACACAACAGCAAGtctttgttattttgttctatATCCTATGATAgttgttctttttgtcttttaggTCAACTACTGACCTCACTTTTAATAAGTTGTATTTTTCTATCCTGACCACAGAAAGAGTCCGAGAAACGTAACGTAACTGTGCAGGCAGACGACCCCATCTCCTTCATGCAACTCACAGCCAAAAATGAAATGACTTCCAAGGAGGACCAGTTCCAGCTGAGCCTGCTGGCAGCTATGGGCAACACTCAGAGGAAGGAGGCTGCAGATCCTCTGGCATCAAAACTCAACAAGGTACACCACAAACCCTCCAGAAATCATACCATATGAGAGACCTGGAAATCATCCAATTCTGGGCTTGGAGATTATCTCTGCTTAATTTTGAAAACTTGCCCATTTATTGTAGCAGTGAGGGACCTTAGTGTGGCATTTGCCTCAGAGGATAATATTGCTTGGCATACTGGGGAAAGAGGTCTTTATcttttagttttagtaaaaTTGATAATTAACTGTAGTTCCCTTTGCTTCTGAACCAGGTGACCCAGCTGACAGGCTTTTCAGATCCAGTTTATGCTGAAGCCTACGTCCACGTCAACCAGTATGACATTGTGTTGGATGTGCTAGTGGTCAACCAGACCAGTGATACTCTACAGAACTGCACCCTTGAGCTGGCCACTTTAGGTTTGTGTTTCACCTCCTTGTATAAATGTGCAGGTTTTCCTTTCAGTCCAGGCTCTAAATTCATTTTCTCCTTCCTACAGGAGATCTCAAGTTGGTTGAGAAGCCTTCACCTCTGACTCTGGCCCCTCATGATTTTGCTAACATCAAGGCTAACGTCAAGGTTGCGTCAACAGAGAATGGCATTATATTTGGAAACATTGGTATGAGAATAATTTTGTGTTGCTCAACATGTTAATTTAAAGCATTTTCTCTTACTTATGGCCATAACTTTATTCCTTGTTCCCAGTCTATGATGTGTCAGGAGCTGCTAGCGACAGAAACTGTGTTGTGCTCAGTGACATCCACATTGACATCATGGACTACATCCAGCCAGCCTCCTGCACTGATGCAGAATTCAGACAGATGTGGGCAGAGTTTGAGTGGGAGAACAAGGTAAGCTTTGctcattttttacactttttttgtaaagtttagaaaaacatgaaaattaaAGATTGCTCTTGACCTTTCTTTATTGCAGGTGACAGTGAACACCAACATAACTGAGCTGAACGAGTACCTCCAGCATATCCTCAGATCCACCAATATGAAGTGTCTGACTCCAGAAAAGGTCAATGTGAGACATAAAACTGACAAGTGAAAGTAACATTTTTACATCTAGCAGCACAACAAAAAGCTTTTGGTGCTGCTGCATAAGAATCATAGGATGCCCTATTGTAACCCTTAGTAACTTATTGCACCCTATGTTTTTCTAATGCAACAGGCACTGTCTGGTTTCTGTGGCTTCATGGCTGCCAACCTTTATGCTCGTTCTATCTTTGGAGAAGACGCCCTGGCCAACGTCAGCATTGAGAAGCCCTTCCACCTGGGGCCTGAGGCACCTGTCAACGGTCACATACGCATCAGAGCCAAAAGTCAGGTGggtcacagctgctgcatcatCAACCCTTATGAATCTGAAGAGTGCTGGGCTGAATTTATCTGTCCTCAATTCAACACAGTCAGTTTCTCATTTTTATTAGATGGTTCACTCATGTTCTCACCAGTACATCTCAGATTTGTTAATAGAATGCATCTGTTACAATAAACCACCTTTGTTTTTCCCACAGGGCATGGCCCTGAGCCTGGGTGACAAGATCAACCTCtcacaaaaaaaggcaaatgtCTGAAACAACCTGCTGATCTCTTGTATAATGCGTCTTTAACGCCTTTTCATCACTGCAGATTAAGAACTCTATATGGTCAGTTGATTCTgtgctcttttttgtttttttacatcagcTCTTTCTGAAACTACATCTCAGCAATGTTCTATCcctgtcctgtttaattttcaataaacatatatattaaaatattggCAAAGTGATGCTCTGTGCTGTAGTCATTGAGGAAAAATGCTAGTAACCACTTAACATAAAAAACCCCTTTAAAGTTAAAGTGAAGTAATATGTTACACAGCACTCCTGACTTAAAGGTGGCTGTTCCCTAAAGTGAAAGGACTTCTTCCTAAATCTCCTACTGTGTCTGGCTTCATAACTCTGGGCTCTAATTAGAATTCCTCAGAAGCCTCATGTGATAGCTCACTTGGTGTGAAACTGATTGGAATTTGTCCTGTTAGTACTGCCACACTGTGTCATCACCAGTACTCTAATACGTACTAGGAAAGAACACCATATCTTTTATCGCAGGATAAAATATTGCAgtgattttaaatgtatttcctAGAGCCATCTGCAAGGTTTACTGTCTCTGTCATAATGAGATGGAGATAGATTAGTGTTAGCGCAGCCCTACATATTCCACTTGCCATCCTGTTTATAATTTATGAGTTAAGGGGCATTTCTGGGAATAGGCCAGATTAAAGGGTCACAACCTCGGTCATACATTTACAATATCTGTAAAAATCTGTCTCCAGTCTGTCCAGGGGGTTAGATAAAGGCTGAAAGGTGGCTTTGAGGTCAGAGCCTCAGCTGTGAAAATAAACAGTTCGCTATCTGACGACACTGTGGCAGTCCAActactgtgtgtgcagtgtacaGCCTTTTTTAATCCAGTGTAGCTGCAGTCAACACAATCACAGGTAAAACCCTTAATGTGTGGTCTTAGCATGGTGGTTTTGCAGTCAGAAAGTGCTCAGATCACTGTTAATTCCACATTGTTTGTGTGAGGACTTATTGTGGCTTCTTTATAATTACCATTGGTTGGTGTGAAAATGAATTCTGCcaaagtaaaaaatataaatttttCAGATGCATATCTTCCATTTTATTACAGTAATTTCTGCACTATAATTCTTTTATACCCCAGCTCATTTTTTGACACCAGGTGGCGCCAAAGACATCAAATCTCACAATGTGGGGGTATTTACTTATTTAAATATGATTATCATTACATTGTATATGAATAACACGGTGATCAAATGACTGGTTTCAGTCCACATTTAAGCAATGAATGCATGTTTGATCTGTTTCAGTGACAACATTAATGAGTTGTGCATATTCCAAAAAGACAGTGTGACACATTATCTGCCTTTTTGTACAGAAGATTGTTAGTTTGAAAAGTACTGAACAAGTACTG
This portion of the Parambassis ranga chromosome 3, fParRan2.1, whole genome shotgun sequence genome encodes:
- the copb1 gene encoding coatomer subunit beta, which produces MTAAENVCYTLINVSSDSEPPSEVSLKTDLEKGEIKAKTEALKKVIIMILNGEKLPGLLMTIIRFVLPLQDHTIKKLLLVFWEIVPKTTPDGKLLQEMILVCDAYRKDLQHPNEFIRGSTLRFLCKLKEAELLEPLMPAIRACLEHRHSYVRRNAVLAIYTIYRNFEHLIPDAPELIHDFLVNEKDASCKRNAFMMLIHADQDRALDYLSTCIDQVHTFGDILQLVIVELIYKVCHANPSERARFIRCIYNLLQSSSPAVKYEAAGTLVTLSSAPTAIKAAAQCYIDLIIKESDNNVKLIVLDRLIELKEHPTHERVLQDLVMDILRVLSTPDLEVRKKTLQLALDLVSSRNVEELVIVLKKEVIKTNNVTEHEDTDKYRQLLVRTLHSCSVRFPDMAANVIPVLMEFLSDTNEAAAADVLEFVREAIQRFDNLRPLVIEKMLEVFHAIKTVKIYRGALWILGEYCSTKEDIQSVMTEVRRSLGEIPIVENEIKKETGEVKAEDEVSAAPAQKLVTEMGTYVTQSALSSSRPSKKEEDRPPLRGFLMDGDFYVAASLATTLTKVALRYVAIVQDKKKQNSFVAESMLIMATVLHLGKSSLPKKPITDDDVDRISLCLKVLSECSPLMNDIFNKECRKSLSHMLAVRLEEEKLSQKKESEKRNVTVQADDPISFMQLTAKNEMTSKEDQFQLSLLAAMGNTQRKEAADPLASKLNKVTQLTGFSDPVYAEAYVHVNQYDIVLDVLVVNQTSDTLQNCTLELATLGDLKLVEKPSPLTLAPHDFANIKANVKVASTENGIIFGNIVYDVSGAASDRNCVVLSDIHIDIMDYIQPASCTDAEFRQMWAEFEWENKVTVNTNITELNEYLQHILRSTNMKCLTPEKALSGFCGFMAANLYARSIFGEDALANVSIEKPFHLGPEAPVNGHIRIRAKSQGMALSLGDKINLSQKKANV